Proteins from a genomic interval of Pseudomonas silesiensis:
- a CDS encoding ABC transporter ATP-binding protein, with the protein MSEVVLSVEKLMMHFGGIKALSDVSLKVHRNSIFALIGPNGAGKTTVFNCLTGFYKASGGKIELNTRGERTNVIQLLGESFKAIDFVSPKSFITRLRYKMFGGTHLVNRAGLARTFQNIRLFKEMSVLENLLVAQHMWVNRNLLAGILNTKGYRKAESDALDHAFYWLEVVDLVDCANRLAGELSYGQQRRLEIARAMCTRPQIICLDEPAAGLNPQETEALSAMIRLLRDEHDLTVVLIEHDMGMVMSISDHIVVLDHGIVIAEGGPEAIRNDPKVIAAYLGADEEEVV; encoded by the coding sequence ATGAGCGAAGTCGTACTCTCGGTCGAGAAGCTGATGATGCACTTCGGCGGCATCAAGGCATTGAGCGATGTCAGCCTGAAAGTGCACCGCAACTCGATCTTCGCCCTGATCGGCCCCAACGGAGCCGGCAAGACCACCGTGTTCAACTGCCTGACCGGGTTCTACAAAGCCTCCGGCGGCAAGATCGAACTCAATACCCGTGGCGAGCGAACCAACGTGATCCAGCTGTTGGGCGAATCATTCAAAGCCATCGATTTCGTTTCACCGAAAAGCTTTATCACTCGGCTGCGCTACAAGATGTTTGGCGGTACCCACCTGGTTAACCGGGCGGGCCTGGCGCGCACGTTCCAGAACATTCGCCTGTTCAAGGAAATGTCGGTGCTGGAGAACCTGCTGGTCGCCCAGCACATGTGGGTCAACCGCAACCTGCTGGCCGGTATCCTCAACACCAAGGGCTACCGCAAGGCCGAAAGCGATGCGCTGGATCATGCATTCTACTGGCTGGAAGTGGTGGACCTGGTGGACTGCGCCAACCGTCTGGCCGGTGAGCTGTCCTACGGGCAACAACGCCGCCTGGAAATCGCCCGGGCCATGTGCACCCGGCCCCAGATCATCTGCCTCGACGAACCGGCCGCCGGCCTCAACCCTCAGGAAACCGAAGCGTTGAGCGCGATGATCCGGCTGCTGCGCGACGAGCACGATCTGACCGTGGTGCTGATCGAACACGATATGGGTATGGTCATGAGCATTTCCGATCACATCGTGGTACTGGACCACGGCATTGTCATCGCTGAAGGCGGGCCTGAAGCGATTCGTAACGATCCGAAGGTGATTGCGGCCTATCTGGGCGCGGACGAAGAGGAGGTGGTATGA